The following are encoded together in the Marmota flaviventris isolate mMarFla1 chromosome 18, mMarFla1.hap1, whole genome shotgun sequence genome:
- the Plekhf1 gene encoding pleckstrin homology domain-containing family F member 1 has product MVDHLANTEINSQRIAAVESCFGASGQPLALPGRVLLGEGVLTKECRKKAKPRIFFLFNDILVYGSIVLNKRKYRSQHIIPLEEVTLEPLPETLQAKNRWMIKTAKKSFVVSAASTTERQEWISHIEECVRRQLLATGRQPTTEHAAPWIPDKATDICMRCTQTRFSALTRRHHCRKCGFVVCAECSRERFLLPRLSPKPLRVCSLCYRELAAQKRKEEEAEQDRGSPGQLAHLGGAFCGASSGDDDDSDEDREGSRDGDWPSHVEFYTSGVSWSAFHS; this is encoded by the coding sequence ATGGTGGACCACTTGGCCAACACAGAGATCAACAGCCAGCGGATCGCAGCAGTGGAGAGCTGCTTTGGAGCATCAGGGCAGCCACTGGCCCTGCCAGGCCGGGTGCTGCTAGGTGAGGGCGTGCTGACCAAGGAGTGCCGCAAGAAGGCCAAACCACGcatcttcttcctcttcaatGACATCCTGGTGTATGGCAGCATCGTGCTCAACAAGCGCAAGTACCGCAGTCAGCATATTATTCCACTGGAGGAGGTGACGTTGGAGCCACTGCCAGAGACCCTGCAGGCCAAGAACCGCTGGATGATCAAGACAGCCAAGAAGTCCTTTGTGGTGTCAGCTGCCTCCACTACAGAGCGCCAGGAGTGGATCAGTCACATTGAGGAGTGTGTGCGGCGGCAGCTGCTGGCCACAGGCCGCCAGCCCACCACAGAGCATGCAGCACCCTGGATCCCTGACAAGGCCACGGACATCTGCATGCGCTGCACACAGACACGCTTCTCGGCCCTTACCCGGCGCCACCACTGCCGCAAGTGTGGCTTCGTGGTCTGTGCTGAGTGCTCCCGAGAGCGCTTCCTGCTACCACGCCTCTCACCTAAGCCGCTGCGGGTCTGCAGCCTCTGCTACCGAGAGCTGGCTGCCCAGAAGCGGAAGGAAGAAGAGGCAGAACAGGACAGGGGCTCCCCAGGACAGCTGGCCCACCTGGGTGGGGCTTTCTGTGGAGCATCCAGTGGAGATGACGATGACTCCGATGAGGACAGGGAGGGCAGTAGGGATGGTGACTGGCCCAGCCACGTGGAGTTCTATACTTCAGGTGTCTCCTGGTCAGCCTTCCACAGCTGA
- the C18H19orf12 gene encoding protein C19orf12 homolog: MPIVVSDIMKLLCSVSQESKMKAAVKHSGRGALVTGAVAFVGGLMGGPPGLAVGGAVGGLLGAWMTSGQLKPVPQILMELPPAEQQKLFNEATAIIRHLDWTDAVQLTTLVMGSEALKHQLMAMLVNYITKELQAEIQYDD, from the exons ATGCCCATCGTAGTGTCGGACATCATGAAGCTGCTGTGCTCCGTCTCCCAGGAAAGCAAGATGAAGGCAGCTGTCAAGCACTCTGGGAGGGGTGCCCTGGTCACAGGGGCTGTGGCCTTCGTTGGTGGTTTGATGGGTGGCCCACCAGGACTAGCTGTTG GGGGGGCTGTAGGAGGTCTATTAGGTGCCTGGATGACGAGTGGACAGCTTAAGCCAGTTCCACAGATCTTAATGGAGCTGCCTCCCGCTGAGCAGCAGAAGCTCTTTAATGAAGCCACTGCCATCATCAGACACTTGGATTGGACAGACGCTGTGCAGCTGACTACTTTGGTTATGGGCAGTGAGGCCCTGAAGCATCAGTTAATGGCAATGCTGGTGAACTATATCACTAAGGAGCTGCAGGCTGAAATTCAGTACGATGACTAG